The following are encoded in a window of Pristis pectinata isolate sPriPec2 chromosome 1, sPriPec2.1.pri, whole genome shotgun sequence genomic DNA:
- the aldh6a1 gene encoding methylmalonate-semialdehyde dehydrogenase [acylating], mitochondrial isoform X1, with translation MAAILRTAFRHKLIPPLGRMCYSSSPPTTKLFIDGKFIESNTSEWLDIHNPATNEVIGKVPKATQEEMLAAVNSCERAYVSWSETSVLTRQQIFLKYQQLIKENLTEIAKLITKEQGKTLADAEGDVFRGLQVVEHTCSITSLMLGETLPSITKDMDTFTYRLPLGVCAGITPFNFPAMIPLWMFPVALVCGNTYLLKPSERVPGTAMLLAKLFQDTGAPDGTLNIIHGQHDAVNFICDHPAIKAISFVGSNQAGEYIYTRGSKNGKRVQSNMGAKNHGVVMPDANKENTLNQLVGAAFGAAGQRCMALSTAVLVGEARNWLPELVEKAKKLKVNAGDQPGSDLGPLISPQAKSRVCDLVQSGVNEGAKLLLDGRTVQVKGYENGNFVGPTILAGVKPHMKCYTEEIFGPVLVVLEADTLDEAVDIINQNPYGNGTAIFTTNGATARRYTHRVDVGQVGVNVPIPVPLPMFSFTGSRGSFRGDTNFYGKQQISIEFWNLQSKTEKLNTLVRNRTNERWMPKLIN, from the exons CTCATTCCACCTTTGGGACGGATGTGCTACTCATCATCTCCG cctACAACAAAATTATTTATTGATGGAAAGTTTATTGAATCAAATACCTCTGAATGGCTTGACATCCACAACCCT GCAACAAATGAAGTGATTGGCAAAGTGCCAAAGGCCACTCAGGAGGAGATGCTTGCAGCCGTGAACTCCTGTGAGCGAGCTTATGTTTCGTGGTCAGAAACATCAGTACTGACTCGACAGCAGATTTTTCTAAAGTACCAGCAACTAATCAAAGAGAACCTG ACAGAAATTGCAAAGCTCATTACAAAAGAACAAGGAAAAACCTTGGCAGATGCTGAAGGGGATGTTTTCAGAGGCTTGC AGGTTGTTGAGCATACTTGCAGTATCACTTCTCTCATGCTGGGTGAGACCTTGCCCTCCATCACCAAAGACATGGACACATTCACTTACCGTTTGCCATTAGGGGTGTGTGCTGGCATCACTCCCTTTAACTTCCCAGCCATGATTCCACTCTGGATGTTCCCTGTGGCTTTGGTTTGTGGAAACACCTATCTGCTTAAACCTTCAGAGCGTGTACCTGGAACTGCCATGTTGCTGGCCAAGTTATTCCAGGATACAGGAGCTCCAGACGGAACGCTTAATATTATCCATGGACAGCACGATG ctgtGAACTTCATTTGTGACCACCCGGCTATCAAGGCTATCAGCTTTGTGGGCTCCAATCAAGCTGGCGAGTACATCTACACAAGAGGCTCCAAAAATGGCAAGAGGGTACAGTCCAACATG GGTGCCAAGAACCATGGAGTGGTGATGCCTGATGCCAACAAGGAGAACACTTTGAATCAGCTGGTCGGTGCAGCTTTTGGTGCAGCCGGGCAGCGCTGTATGGCTCTGTCTACTGCTGTCCTGGTCGGGGAAGCTAGAAACTGGCTGCCTGAACTAGTGGAAAAGGCAAAGAAGTTGAAAGTCAATGCAG GTGACCAGCCAGGCTCTGACCTTggccccctcatctcccctcaggCAAAGTCCCGGGTGTGTGACCTAGTCCAGAGTGGGGTGAATGAGGGCGCCAAACTACTGCTGGATGGACGGACTGTCCAGGTGAAAGGATATGAAAATGGCAACTTTGTAGGACCCACCATCCTTGCTGGAGTCAAG CCTCATATGAAGTGCTACACTGAGGAAATCTTCGGCCCCGTCCTGGTTGTCCTTGAGGCAGACACGCTAGATGAAGCAGTTGATATTATCAACCAGAACCCATATGGAAATGGCACTGCCATCTTCACCACCAATGGTGCCACAGCTCGTAGATACACACACCGGGTTGATGTTGGGCAG gttGGAGTGAATGTACCTATCCCAGTTCCACTGCCAATGTTCTCATTCACTGGATCAAGAGGCTCATTCAGAGGTGATACCAATTTTTATGGCAAACAG CAAATTAGTATTGAATTTTGGAATCTCCAGAGTAAAACTGAAAAGTTGAACACCCTGGTCAGAAACCGAACAAATGAAAGATGGATGCCCAAGCTTATCAATTGA
- the aldh6a1 gene encoding methylmalonate-semialdehyde dehydrogenase [acylating], mitochondrial isoform X3 codes for MAAILRTAFRHKLIPPLGRMCYSSSPPTTKLFIDGKFIESNTSEWLDIHNPATNEVIGKVPKATQEEMLAAVNSCERAYVSWSETSVLTRQQIFLKYQQLIKENLTEIAKLITKEQGKTLADAEGDVFRGLQRVPGTAMLLAKLFQDTGAPDGTLNIIHGQHDAVNFICDHPAIKAISFVGSNQAGEYIYTRGSKNGKRVQSNMGAKNHGVVMPDANKENTLNQLVGAAFGAAGQRCMALSTAVLVGEARNWLPELVEKAKKLKVNAGDQPGSDLGPLISPQAKSRVCDLVQSGVNEGAKLLLDGRTVQVKGYENGNFVGPTILAGVKPHMKCYTEEIFGPVLVVLEADTLDEAVDIINQNPYGNGTAIFTTNGATARRYTHRVDVGQVGVNVPIPVPLPMFSFTGSRGSFRGDTNFYGKQGIQFYTQTKTVTSQWKEEDSTLSGPAVVMPTMGR; via the exons CTCATTCCACCTTTGGGACGGATGTGCTACTCATCATCTCCG cctACAACAAAATTATTTATTGATGGAAAGTTTATTGAATCAAATACCTCTGAATGGCTTGACATCCACAACCCT GCAACAAATGAAGTGATTGGCAAAGTGCCAAAGGCCACTCAGGAGGAGATGCTTGCAGCCGTGAACTCCTGTGAGCGAGCTTATGTTTCGTGGTCAGAAACATCAGTACTGACTCGACAGCAGATTTTTCTAAAGTACCAGCAACTAATCAAAGAGAACCTG ACAGAAATTGCAAAGCTCATTACAAAAGAACAAGGAAAAACCTTGGCAGATGCTGAAGGGGATGTTTTCAGAGGCTTGC AGCGTGTACCTGGAACTGCCATGTTGCTGGCCAAGTTATTCCAGGATACAGGAGCTCCAGACGGAACGCTTAATATTATCCATGGACAGCACGATG ctgtGAACTTCATTTGTGACCACCCGGCTATCAAGGCTATCAGCTTTGTGGGCTCCAATCAAGCTGGCGAGTACATCTACACAAGAGGCTCCAAAAATGGCAAGAGGGTACAGTCCAACATG GGTGCCAAGAACCATGGAGTGGTGATGCCTGATGCCAACAAGGAGAACACTTTGAATCAGCTGGTCGGTGCAGCTTTTGGTGCAGCCGGGCAGCGCTGTATGGCTCTGTCTACTGCTGTCCTGGTCGGGGAAGCTAGAAACTGGCTGCCTGAACTAGTGGAAAAGGCAAAGAAGTTGAAAGTCAATGCAG GTGACCAGCCAGGCTCTGACCTTggccccctcatctcccctcaggCAAAGTCCCGGGTGTGTGACCTAGTCCAGAGTGGGGTGAATGAGGGCGCCAAACTACTGCTGGATGGACGGACTGTCCAGGTGAAAGGATATGAAAATGGCAACTTTGTAGGACCCACCATCCTTGCTGGAGTCAAG CCTCATATGAAGTGCTACACTGAGGAAATCTTCGGCCCCGTCCTGGTTGTCCTTGAGGCAGACACGCTAGATGAAGCAGTTGATATTATCAACCAGAACCCATATGGAAATGGCACTGCCATCTTCACCACCAATGGTGCCACAGCTCGTAGATACACACACCGGGTTGATGTTGGGCAG gttGGAGTGAATGTACCTATCCCAGTTCCACTGCCAATGTTCTCATTCACTGGATCAAGAGGCTCATTCAGAGGTGATACCAATTTTTATGGCAAACAG GGCATTCAGTTCTACACTCAAACAAAGACTGTCACCTCGCAGTGGAAGGAAGAAGATTCAACTTTATCAGGCCCAGCTGTTGTCATGCCAACAATGGGGCGCTAG
- the aldh6a1 gene encoding methylmalonate-semialdehyde dehydrogenase [acylating], mitochondrial isoform X2, giving the protein MAAILRTAFRHKLIPPLGRMCYSSSPPTTKLFIDGKFIESNTSEWLDIHNPATNEVIGKVPKATQEEMLAAVNSCERAYVSWSETSVLTRQQIFLKYQQLIKENLTEIAKLITKEQGKTLADAEGDVFRGLQVVEHTCSITSLMLGETLPSITKDMDTFTYRLPLGVCAGITPFNFPAMIPLWMFPVALVCGNTYLLKPSERVPGTAMLLAKLFQDTGAPDGTLNIIHGQHDAVNFICDHPAIKAISFVGSNQAGEYIYTRGSKNGKRVQSNMGAKNHGVVMPDANKENTLNQLVGAAFGAAGQRCMALSTAVLVGEARNWLPELVEKAKKLKVNAGDQPGSDLGPLISPQAKSRVCDLVQSGVNEGAKLLLDGRTVQVKGYENGNFVGPTILAGVKPHMKCYTEEIFGPVLVVLEADTLDEAVDIINQNPYGNGTAIFTTNGATARRYTHRVDVGQVGVNVPIPVPLPMFSFTGSRGSFRGDTNFYGKQGIQFYTQTKTVTSQWKEEDSTLSGPAVVMPTMGR; this is encoded by the exons CTCATTCCACCTTTGGGACGGATGTGCTACTCATCATCTCCG cctACAACAAAATTATTTATTGATGGAAAGTTTATTGAATCAAATACCTCTGAATGGCTTGACATCCACAACCCT GCAACAAATGAAGTGATTGGCAAAGTGCCAAAGGCCACTCAGGAGGAGATGCTTGCAGCCGTGAACTCCTGTGAGCGAGCTTATGTTTCGTGGTCAGAAACATCAGTACTGACTCGACAGCAGATTTTTCTAAAGTACCAGCAACTAATCAAAGAGAACCTG ACAGAAATTGCAAAGCTCATTACAAAAGAACAAGGAAAAACCTTGGCAGATGCTGAAGGGGATGTTTTCAGAGGCTTGC AGGTTGTTGAGCATACTTGCAGTATCACTTCTCTCATGCTGGGTGAGACCTTGCCCTCCATCACCAAAGACATGGACACATTCACTTACCGTTTGCCATTAGGGGTGTGTGCTGGCATCACTCCCTTTAACTTCCCAGCCATGATTCCACTCTGGATGTTCCCTGTGGCTTTGGTTTGTGGAAACACCTATCTGCTTAAACCTTCAGAGCGTGTACCTGGAACTGCCATGTTGCTGGCCAAGTTATTCCAGGATACAGGAGCTCCAGACGGAACGCTTAATATTATCCATGGACAGCACGATG ctgtGAACTTCATTTGTGACCACCCGGCTATCAAGGCTATCAGCTTTGTGGGCTCCAATCAAGCTGGCGAGTACATCTACACAAGAGGCTCCAAAAATGGCAAGAGGGTACAGTCCAACATG GGTGCCAAGAACCATGGAGTGGTGATGCCTGATGCCAACAAGGAGAACACTTTGAATCAGCTGGTCGGTGCAGCTTTTGGTGCAGCCGGGCAGCGCTGTATGGCTCTGTCTACTGCTGTCCTGGTCGGGGAAGCTAGAAACTGGCTGCCTGAACTAGTGGAAAAGGCAAAGAAGTTGAAAGTCAATGCAG GTGACCAGCCAGGCTCTGACCTTggccccctcatctcccctcaggCAAAGTCCCGGGTGTGTGACCTAGTCCAGAGTGGGGTGAATGAGGGCGCCAAACTACTGCTGGATGGACGGACTGTCCAGGTGAAAGGATATGAAAATGGCAACTTTGTAGGACCCACCATCCTTGCTGGAGTCAAG CCTCATATGAAGTGCTACACTGAGGAAATCTTCGGCCCCGTCCTGGTTGTCCTTGAGGCAGACACGCTAGATGAAGCAGTTGATATTATCAACCAGAACCCATATGGAAATGGCACTGCCATCTTCACCACCAATGGTGCCACAGCTCGTAGATACACACACCGGGTTGATGTTGGGCAG gttGGAGTGAATGTACCTATCCCAGTTCCACTGCCAATGTTCTCATTCACTGGATCAAGAGGCTCATTCAGAGGTGATACCAATTTTTATGGCAAACAG GGCATTCAGTTCTACACTCAAACAAAGACTGTCACCTCGCAGTGGAAGGAAGAAGATTCAACTTTATCAGGCCCAGCTGTTGTCATGCCAACAATGGGGCGCTAG